A single genomic interval of Aedes aegypti strain LVP_AGWG chromosome 1, AaegL5.0 Primary Assembly, whole genome shotgun sequence harbors:
- the LOC5571573 gene encoding tRNA (guanine-N(7)-)-methyltransferase, with amino-acid sequence MEVEEPKNDASVVASPAPTKLPQKRFYRQRAHSNPIADHSFDYPIHPDDYDWSQHYPTIGDKRVEFADIGCGYGGFLVTLGEMFPDKFAVGMEIRVKVSDYVMDRIQALRKLNEGQYENIACIRTNAMKYLTNFFHKGQLEKMFFLYPDPHFKKAKHKWRIINSALLSEYSYVLRQGGLIYTITDVKDLHEWMCKHIEQHPAFERLTDDEVKADVLSEKLLDSSEEGKKVTRNKGDKFVAIFRKI; translated from the exons ATGGAAGTAGAAGAACCAAAAAATGACGCGTCAGTGGTTGCCTCGCCAGCTCCCACGAAGCTGCCTCAAAAGCGATTCTATCGACAGCGAGCACATTCGAATCCTATTGCAGATCATAGTTTTGATTA CCCAATTCACCCGGATGATTACGACTGGTCGCAGCACTATCCCACAATTGGAGACAAACGAGTGGAATTTGCTGACATCGGCTGCGGTTACGGCGGATTCCTGGTAACACTCGGAGAAATGTTTCCGGACAAGTTCGCAGTTGGAATGGAAATCCGAGTCAAGGTGTCTGACTACGTGATGGATCGCATTCAGGCTCTGAGAAAGCTGAACGAAGGCCAGTACGAGAACATAGCCTGCATTCGTACGAATGCAATGAAGTACTTGACAAATTTCTTCCACAAGGGACAGCTGGAGAAGATGTTTTTCCTGTACCCAGATCCACATTTCAAGAAGGCCAAGCATAAGTGGAGAATCATCAATTCGGCACTTCTCAGCGAGTATAGCTACGTGTTGCGGCAGGGCGGTTTGATTTATACGATCACGGATGTCAAGGATTTGCACGAATGGATGTGCAAGCATATTGAACAGCATCCGGCATTTGAGCGGTTAACCGATGATGAGGTGAAAGCAGATGTACTATCGGAAAAATTGCTCGACAGTAGCGAAGAAGGCAAGAAAGTAACTCGAAATAAGGGAGACAAATTCGTTGCTATTTTTAGGAAGATTTGA